The Vespula pensylvanica isolate Volc-1 chromosome 3, ASM1446617v1, whole genome shotgun sequence nucleotide sequence cttaattcagaaattaattaattaaaactttctataattttacaGCGCTCAAGGATCTTATACACTGTCTACTGCCAGCGAACCTCCTTACGCTTTAGGATAAtgtgatattttttgttttatcacaactattgtaaatattgtttatattttaataaagtattttttttttctttttttttatattaaacacaacttactgatatatatatatatataaatatataattttaatttttctgtgATATTTGAAGTTATGAAATATAGACAAAACTTACCGCAACCATGTCTTCGATAGCTTGAGTAGACTTAGAACCCAGCATGACCATTCCCATTGCAATTCCTGCTGCTTCGCCAGTAACTGCATCAtcttgatataaattaaatttcaattgttCGTATACGTCCTGACGATGAGAACCCATGGCTGCTAATCCAAGTCCTAAGCAACCACCATGACGAACCATCTAGAATTTGAAAGTATGAATTTGTTTTTGAAGTAcgcatcaaaaaaaaaaaagaaaaaaagaaatatgaaaaaataaactgACAAGGTATTATACCTCATTTTGTGCATCTTTAAGTTGACCTAACAGATAATCTGTTATGGCAGCACCATGATTTGCATGGATTAGCCCGAGTGCGTAGAGACCACCACCCTCCGAATAACCTGCACCAGCTCCTGTGTCACGTGGTAAATAAGATTGCATTAACGCTAATGCTTCTTGCTCATGACCTCTGTGAATTACTCCTAGAGAAGCCGTTGCTGTCAATTTGGCCCAGTTTGTAGCACGAGCTAACCACTCCAAATTATCTCTAAAGAATTAAATCGGTCGattataaaacatacataAGAATAcagtatagaaaatatttattatcgtcgtaCCGTAAAAATTGATCACTAGTAGTTCCAGAATGCATGAATGCATTTGCTATTACGGTGGCAGTGTGACAAATGGATACGCGTATAGCatcctttgtattttttaatatcaacatATCTGTATGATTACTACGAATTAAGAATTGTAAATGTAAATCAATGGATATTTCTCCTCCCAAAATACTAGATAAAGCATCAACACGTTCTtgttgttccttttcttcagGACTCTAAGGGcgaataatcaattaaaaaaaaaaaaacaataacaaacaaacaaattttaagaaacggctaatagatatatacgtactaaGTTTTCGATACTACGTTGTGTCTTTTCCTCCAGTGCCGGTGTACTACTTTCAGTCTCCATACTGGCAGAATTTGAACTAGTTTCAGCAATTGGTTTCGCAGCAGGCTTAATAATAGGTTTTACCATAAGAGCTGCTGGTATTGGAGCAGTGGCTCGCAATGCTTGCAAAACACGACCAAGAAATTGTTGCGTTGCTGATTCGTATAAATCAAAGGCGATTTGATAGGCCATCAAGACGCAATCTTGAGAACCTTTGCTAAGTTTATCTAAAAGTTCTGCAACAGCTAATGGATCATCAAGAAATATGAGACACTGACACATATTCACGTAGTCAGGTGTTCCCAGATTACGATAAAGATTTACTAAACAGCGGAGTACGGTATTACGGAAGCCCCTATTTTGTATAAGACTCATAACAACTTGGAATGCATATGACAGCATGCCACTTACGTCATCCtgcaattaaaaaaggaaaagaaaaatgaattatataaaatttcactgCATAATCAATAgtacaaaatatttactttgtaTCTTACAGATTGCATAATGGCAGCTTCAAAAACATCCATTCTACGTGTTTCAAGAGCAAGACCAAGTGCCTGACGATACTGATTGTCTTCTAAGCAACGATGAAACATTCTATTCACAATTCCTTCAAGTCTCGGATCTATTCCCTTACTACCTGGTGGTAATTTTCCCTCAGCTTCCAATACACGTTGTTGAGTATAATAATCAATGCATTTTGCTATAAGAAAGATACTACCGATATAGAAAATACAAAGGAAAACGTCTCATacttattaagaaaaaaggcGTATAAAATACCTATAGTAGTATCGACATATTCATTACGAGCATTCACATCAAACAATTCGCCCGCTCCAAGAGCATAAGTAAGGGAATCTTCAAAACTTCCTAAATGGTAATATACTTTACTGGCAACTAAAGCAGCCAATTCGTGTTGGTTAAATGACTTATCCTCGTGTAGAATTTcactaaaatattaaacaaaccTTATTTATCCTTAGAACATATTTCATACAAAtgacttatatattattcacatACATCTTCTCAATCGCTTCAGAAATCTCAGGCCAAAATTCATCAACAATCATGTCGAGCTTCTTTAAAGCAAACACCTTCAATTCAGGCATTGGTTCTTCCAGCAAAGATATAATACCAGCTGAGAAAATACAGTAAAATGATTAGAATCAAATTAGAATCGATTATCTTTACatacaattataatgaaatatatatagtttcaaACATTGACAAGTATATCATAGATTTTTAGGTTAGGGAATACAGGATTTGCAAATCATTATACATAACTCTAATGACTGCCGTCAAAGTATgacaaagaaaatcttttataaattattcgatactCGTTACAACAATTTAtaagaatacaaaataaaattttacctGCAGACGTGATATTCATCTTGATTTTCACCTGATAcaactttttttatagaaatctcAAAGAGAAATTTGTCGAGATGCGACACGAATCCTGCCAGCTAAATTCAACTGAATTGAAGCTCCAGCACCCTCGTCAGTGTTGCCAACATGAAGTATAAATCTATAACGATAGatacattttgaaaattctaGTCCACTAATTCTAGTCCTATAAATCTAACCTCACAAAAATGCGTTAATTAAACGCTTTATATAGGAATTAAATATAACGTTTTTCTAACCTATATTTTAATtctgtattttatattcatatatatatagagataagacgttaaaaaataaaaattccgaTATCCCAcgatgaaaaaagttttaccAACGCCTCCGTTGAGAATGCTTGATCCAATGTCGCTGTTGTCGATTCCCGCTGATGATTAAACTATACGAATATTTACTAACGCCATGATCGtatgaaatcaatttttatattcaatactACCTAATTAATTAACACAAAGAATCGAAAAGTTCGACGAATAATTCGACAGTATTTACGTCGtattacattta carries:
- the LOC122627490 gene encoding 26S proteasome non-ATPase regulatory subunit 1 isoform X2; amino-acid sequence: MNITSAAGIISLLEEPMPELKVFALKKLDMIVDEFWPEISEAIEKIEILHEDKSFNQHELAALVASKVYYHLGSFEDSLTYALGAGELFDVNARNEYVDTTIAKCIDYYTQQRVLEAEGKLPPGSKGIDPRLEGIVNRMFHRCLEDNQYRQALGLALETRRMDVFEAAIMQSDDVSGMLSYAFQVVMSLIQNRGFRNTVLRCLVNLYRNLGTPDYVNMCQCLIFLDDPLAVAELLDKLSKGSQDCVLMAYQIAFDLYESATQQFLGRVLQALRATAPIPAALMVKPIIKPAAKPIAETSSNSASMETESSTPALEEKTQRSIENLSPEEKEQQERVDALSSILGGEISIDLHLQFLIRSNHTDMLILKNTKDAIRVSICHTATVIANAFMHSGTTSDQFLRDNLEWLARATNWAKLTATASLGVIHRGHEQEALALMQSYLPRDTGAGAGYSEGGGLYALGLIHANHGAAITDYLLGQLKDAQNEMVRHGGCLGLGLAAMGSHRQDVYEQLKFNLYQDDAVTGEAAGIAMGMVMLGSKSTQAIEDMVAYAQETQHEKILRGLAVGIAFTMYGRLEEADPLVSSLCADKDPILRRSGMYTLAMAYCGTGNNQAIRKLLHVAVSDVNDDVRRAAVTGLGFLLFRTPEQCPSVVSLLAESYNPHVRYGAAMALGIACAGTGLKEAIALLDPMTNDPVNFVRQGALIASAMILIQQTEATCSRVKDFRALYAKVVVDKHEDVMAKFGAILAQGIIDAGGRNVTVSLQSRTGHTNMLAVVGALVFTQYWYWFPLAHCLALAFTPTCLIALNAQLKMPKMEVRSNARPSIYAYPAPLEEKKREEREKVTTAVLSIAARARRKESERRARDSHEKMDVDPPAVVETKESVDVKESTAAAPKEKDEKKKEKEEKEVKDTKDRVDKKGKDDAEKGEKEKKEPEPNFEILQNPARVLRQQLKVIQLVDGSHYVPVKDLQIGGIVMVKHIQGDTEEELVEPVAAFGPKPDEEKEADPPEPFEYTED
- the LOC122627490 gene encoding 26S proteasome non-ATPase regulatory subunit 1 isoform X1 translates to MNITSAAGIISLLEEPMPELKVFALKKLDMIVDEFWPEISEAIEKIEILHEDKSFNQHELAALVASKVYYHLGSFEDSLTYALGAGELFDVNARNEYVDTTIAKCIDYYTQQRVLEAEGKLPPGSKGIDPRLEGIVNRMFHRCLEDNQYRQALGLALETRRMDVFEAAIMQSVRYKDDVSGMLSYAFQVVMSLIQNRGFRNTVLRCLVNLYRNLGTPDYVNMCQCLIFLDDPLAVAELLDKLSKGSQDCVLMAYQIAFDLYESATQQFLGRVLQALRATAPIPAALMVKPIIKPAAKPIAETSSNSASMETESSTPALEEKTQRSIENLSPEEKEQQERVDALSSILGGEISIDLHLQFLIRSNHTDMLILKNTKDAIRVSICHTATVIANAFMHSGTTSDQFLRDNLEWLARATNWAKLTATASLGVIHRGHEQEALALMQSYLPRDTGAGAGYSEGGGLYALGLIHANHGAAITDYLLGQLKDAQNEMVRHGGCLGLGLAAMGSHRQDVYEQLKFNLYQDDAVTGEAAGIAMGMVMLGSKSTQAIEDMVAYAQETQHEKILRGLAVGIAFTMYGRLEEADPLVSSLCADKDPILRRSGMYTLAMAYCGTGNNQAIRKLLHVAVSDVNDDVRRAAVTGLGFLLFRTPEQCPSVVSLLAESYNPHVRYGAAMALGIACAGTGLKEAIALLDPMTNDPVNFVRQGALIASAMILIQQTEATCSRVKDFRALYAKVVVDKHEDVMAKFGAILAQGIIDAGGRNVTVSLQSRTGHTNMLAVVGALVFTQYWYWFPLAHCLALAFTPTCLIALNAQLKMPKMEVRSNARPSIYAYPAPLEEKKREEREKVTTAVLSIAARARRKESERRARDSHEKMDVDPPAVVETKESVDVKESTAAAPKEKDEKKKEKEEKEVKDTKDRVDKKGKDDAEKGEKEKKEPEPNFEILQNPARVLRQQLKVIQLVDGSHYVPVKDLQIGGIVMVKHIQGDTEEELVEPVAAFGPKPDEEKEADPPEPFEYTED